A stretch of DNA from Candida dubliniensis CD36 chromosome 6, complete sequence:
TTTACTAAAGTTTATTCTTGTAACATTTCATACatgattttctttaacaCCGACTCTTTTTATATCTTATTTTAATGCCATATAGTTTGCCATTACGATAGTCCAGAACTATACAAATGTCAAACTCTTTGAGATTTAGAAGAGTTTCCCCTACAGTCTTTAGAAAGACAGTAATGAAACATCAGTAATACCAACTTACACAAAACATGCTGTAACATGTGGTGCGTAAACTACAAATCGAACACATATAGAACAGAGAACGTCATATTTACGTATAATGGTGCCGGCCCAATCCAGTTGTTTTTGTACCAGTAGATTTAGCAAGTTCAATGAAATTGTTCTTTCGAGCTGTCTCTGCAAACCACCACACATATATGATCTTCACTTCCTGTAGTACATGTTCCTGGGTAACAACAAATCTTCTCAATCATTGGTATTTGTGCTACTTTGCATTTGCATACTTAAAGCATACAGCCTAAATTGGAAACATGCTGGTAGAACATGAAAACAGTAAAAAACGTAAAATACTTTGTAGTTATGGGAAATAGAGAGTTTATTTGCCTCGCTGTGAACGGTATTCGTATGATATAACAATCTACTACCAGCACCACTATCAAACTCTATTGAGCTCACTTAACATTACTTGCTAGTTAAATTGTTGTGTTCTACAATTGAGTCGAATGCCACGACTCAATGAGATCAACCTACGCACTAGTGAAATgacaacagaaaaaaaaaatcaaactaAAATCAAGCGTGagtatattattttcagGGGGCGGATCAATCTACACAATCTCACGATGGACGACTCATATAGTTCCTTTGTTGGTCAACTGAAGCTCAACATATTgcttgttattattatactaGTTTGTTTCTTGGCCTTTCATTTCAGACACAAGATAATCGAGCTACACGATAGATACAGAACACGATCAAGAATCGATAACGGGTATTACTCAAATTTGCAATCATTTGAAGACGACATTGCCAGTGGATTGAGCAGTTCGaattttgatttagaaTCTAACAACATTGCTACAAATGACAACCGACCTGGATTAACGGAATCTGCAAAAgtacaaataaaaaagatcaTGAAGGAGAAAGGTGTGAGCTTTGATGACGCACGGTTGGAATATATTCGGAACGAGCTTAGCAGAAACAATATAGACGAGAACGGGGTACCGAACGACCCTAAACTTGTGATGTTCTAGTAAGGTTTTAGAGACCATGTGTAACAGCCAGCTTGCTTCAGTGTGCACCTGACCAATGATAGTTATTTGTGTACTTTTCAGTACTATAGAAAACATCATATTCAGGATGATcagtgtgtgtgtgtacCTATGTAGATATTTACTTCTTCTATAATTCTGGATTGGCCAGGTCATATCCAGGTCCCTATATAGACAAATGTGTTCtagttaagaaaaaaaaagtaaattCGATTAACTGTTCGACCCACCTTTCCCAGAAGTACTTGCAGTTTCTACCTTTTTGAAAAGTAATATCTCCATGCATTTCAAAAGTTCAGCTAAATTTTGTCTCATATTTTCTGCAAATTCCAATAAAATACCAATGGCTACTAGTTCATTATTCTCAACCACATTAACACATCTAGCTTCTATCTTTTGTGTACAATTTGGTTTCAAATCAGCTGTTTCTCTGGTTGTGGGGTAATGCCAGTTGTCCTTACAGTTTCTAGGAGCCTTTGAATTGGTTTTGTAATTATAATTAACCCTTGATGCGACATTGCGCGATAATACCGTTTTTGTGTTGCAATATATGAAATCTCAACAAACCATAAATGCCCTACCTGCCTACACAGGAATCCCCCATAGTTTAGGCCCTACAAAGATTGGCGTCAAAGTATTCCGCTTACTTGTTAACTGAGATATCGGGTGATGGGCCTGGAAAATTGCATTTCTCATTACACAATATTGAACATTTCACCAGAAAGACAAGGATTACTCCTCATAAGCATATGGCATTGCCCTACAATCCTCAGTAAAGTCTCCTCCAATCCAGGAAAACTATAAATAAACCTGTCATTTTCCCCATAATCTCCACATCTGTctatcaacatcaacagaAAATGTTATACTTGATTCTTTTCCTTGCTGTACCAATCTATGCTGGTCTTATTTTACCAGCTAAACCTTCAATTGACCCATTCTACAATGCTCCTGCTGGTTTCGAAAAAGCCGCCGTTGGTGAAATCTTACAATCTAGGAAAACTCCAAAACCCATCACCGCCGTTTTCGTCCCTGTCAAGATCCAAAATTCAT
This window harbors:
- a CDS encoding uncharacterized protein YCL012C orthologue, putative (In C. albicans: putative orthologue is located on chromosome 7; has matches to several predicted fungal proteins (appears to be fungal specific), none of which has been functionally characterised; putative orthologue in S. cerevisiae is (YCL012C) is not an essential gene;~possibly fungus-specific); translation: MPRLNEINLRTSEMTTEKKNQTKIKREYIIFRGRINLHNLTMDDSYSSFVGQSKLNILLVIIILVCFLAFHFRHKIIELHDRYRTRSRIDNGYYSNLQSFEDDIASGLSSSNFDLESNNIATNDNRPGLTESAKVQIKKIMKEKGVSFDDARLEYIRNELSRNNIDENGVPNDPKLVMF